TTCTATGGTACCAAGGCCTACGAGGACATTCTCTTTAGAGATGAGGTAATTCATCTGCTGAAACATGGAGAGGACATGAACTGTCACGTGAAACTTGCCTATGAGGTGGAAAGTCCCTCATGTATATATCTAGAAAAGGGCTACTCACCAAGAGTTTGTAAGGGAGTTGTCACGGATCTCTTTAGAGGAGAAAGCTTTGATGTAGAAAACACCTATGCTTTGATATGTGGTCCTCCAGTGATGTATAAGTTTGTTATCAAGGAGCTCTTAGACAGAAAGCTATCTCCAGGGAGAATTTACATGACTCTTGAAAGAAGAATGCGGTGTGGAGTTGGAAAATGTGGGCACTGTATCGTGGGAACAAGCACCTCAATTAAGTACGTGTGCAAAGATGGTCCTGTATTTACATATTGGGATGCACTTTCAACAAGGGGGCTGATATGATGCTCAAATTGGGTGTTTTTGAGCTGACTGATTGTGGTGGATGTGCACTAAATATCCTCTTCCTCTATGAAAAACTCTTTGACTTGCTTGAGTTCTACGAAATAAAAGAGTTCCACATGGCATCGAGCTTTAAGGAGCATGATACTTTGGATGTTGCCTTGGTTACGGGAACCGTCTCTACTCAGAGAGATTTAAACCTCCTCCATTATGCAAGAAACCATTCTAAATACCTCATCGCATTGGGAACATGTGCTACCCATGGAGATGTTCAGGCTAGTGTTGAAGGAAAAATAAGAGAGAAACTTGAGAAAGTTTATGGGACTAAAGCAAATCCGATGAGGGCCTTAGACTCAACTCCAATTGTTCAGCATGTTGCGGTAGATTATGCACTACCAGGTTGTCCTTATGATAAGGATGAGATTTACCAAATTCTCATGAATCTGGCTAAGGGCGTTGAACCACCAACAAAGGATTATCCTGTATGTATAGAGTGTAAACTGAATGAATACGAATGTGTCCTTATAAAAAGAGGCATTCCTTGTCTGGGACCTATAACTCTCGGAGGTTGCAATGCTGTGTGCATAAAGTCCAAAGTGGGTTGCATTGGTTGTAGAGGGCCACTACCCAAAGAAGCAAATCCAGCAAGTGAATTTGAGATTCTCAAGGAGCTCGGTTATGATGAAGAATACATTCGCAGAAAGTTTAAGACTTTTGCAAGGGGTGAGCTCAGATGGTAAGCATTGAAATAGATGCATTCACAAGGGTTGAAGGGAACGGAGGAGCAGAAGTTATCATTGAAAATGGAGAAGTAAAAGACGTCAAAGTTAAAATATTTGAGGGGCCGAGATTCTTTGAACTTCTTACCCTAGGAAGATATTACTGGGATGTCCCAGATTTAGAGGCAAGAATATGTGCGATTTGTTATCTCTCACATTCTGTTGCTTCAGTGCTTGGCATAGAGAGGGCCTTTGACGTCAAGGTTTCAAAAGAGATAGAACTTTTGAGGGAACTTGGACTTCTTGGGGAGCTTTTGGAGAGTAATGCCCTACACCTATACTTACTAGTAGCTCCTGATCTCTTTGGGTATCCTGATGCAATACGAATGGCAAGTAAACATGGAGAAATTGTCAAAGAAGGGCTAGCAATTAAAGCCTTTGGTAATTATATACGTGAAATCATTGGTGGAAGGGAGATACATGGCATTAACATCAAGCCAGGAGGATTTGGAAGGTATCCCACTGTAGAGGAATTAGAAAGAATGGAAAGACAAAGTGAGGCTTTATTGAGGCTTGCAAGAAGAGGAGTGGGAATATTCGCTGGCCAAGAAACACTTGGGGCTAAACCCGCGCACTATGTTGTAGTGAATGGGTACCTGTATGGAGATAAGCTCATAGCATCAGATAAAGATACCTTTGACTACTTTGAACGCATTGAGGAGAAAGCATTGTCGTATAGTTTTGCAAAGCAGAGTAGATATAAAGGCGAAATTTTCATGGTGGGTGCACTTCCAAGAGTCTTACTAAAGTCAGAAATGTTGACTCCAATGGCAAAACATCTCTATGAAGAGTACAAAGAGAAACTTGCTCAGGGTTATGTAAGCTTAAATAACCTAGCTCAAGCAATTGAGCTTGTTTATGCACTGGAAAGAACCAAGGAAATAACTAGAGAACTCTTAGACAAAGGTATAGATGGGGAAAATGTACCCATTGAGCCTCAAGAGGGAGAGGGGATTGGCTACGTTGAAGCGCCGAGGGGAGTTCTGATACACCACTATAAAATTGATGGAGATGGAAACATTGCATATTCAAATATTATCACCCCTACGGCATTCAACCACGCTATAATGGAACTCAGCCTTTATGAAGAAGCCAAAAGAAGGTATGGAACTTCAGATGAAAGTACATTTTTGCAGAAATTAGAGGAGACAGTAAGAGCTTTTGACCCATGTATTTCTTGTTCTGTGCACGTTGTTAGACTTTAGCACTTTTTTTCTTTACAAAAACTTTATATTTTTCAGTTCTGAAATTTGTAATAGGTGATATTTTGGAGTCCCTAAAGGACATCTTTAAACTTATTGATGAAGTGAAATTTGGGGAAAGTGTACTTATTGAGTATTATCGCTCTTTTATTCCAGAACTAACTACCCTTGGTCTTCTATATTATGCAAGAGAAAAGGGATTACCCGTTATCATTGATGATAATTTTGATGCCCTTCATGTTATTCAAAAGCATCTTGAATTTGTGGGCATTAAAGAAGACTTTAAAGATGCATTTGTTATAAAAACTGGTGGAAAGAGGGAAGTGGGAAATGTCGTTACAAGGATTAAATTCGTAAGTGAACCCGCCATCTATATAAAGAACTATGAAGACACGGGAAGGGCTATTTTTTCAAAGTTTGAAAGATCAATAAACATTGTTCTTGGTCTTGAGAGGTTATTCGCATTTGTTAGTTCTGTTCCAGAGTTTTATGCGTTGCTCTTATCAATACAATCATTCTTAGGCAATAAACGAAGGAAATCTTTCTACCTAATTAACAAAGACGTAGCATCTTCGAGTGAATTCAATCCTCTTCCAGAATTAGAGCGCGTGGCAACCACAGTGATTGAAGCAAACCCAACACCTACAAGTGGATTCTTCACTTTCAAGAAATCTACAAATCCGGAGTTACTAGGGAAGAGTATTGAGATTCCTATAGGGGTGATAGGATGGAGATAACGAAAGAACGTCTCTTCAATATGGTGGATAGGACTTCCTTTGGTGATTTAGTTCTAATAGAAGATGAAACTTCTTATGGGAGCACTTTGACTACCTATTTTTTTGTGAACTATGCACGTGAAAGAGGGCTAAAAATCCTTATTGATGATGTTTTAGATTCTCTCTTCTTAGTAAAAAAACATCTGGAGTTTTTACAGGTGCAGGAAGATTTCTCGGATGTGGTTGTGATCAAGACCGGTGGAAAGAAGAAGATCGGAAAAATCGTTGCGAGGATCCCCCTTGAAAGCGAGCCCGTGGTGTATCTCAGTCGTTATGAAAGTACAGCTAGGAGCGTTTATTCTGAAGGAAAATACATAAATATTGTTCTTGGTCTTGAAAGATTGTTTGCATTCATGCAGAGCCCGTTGGAGTTTTACACAGTTATAGACTCCATTCAAGGGTTTTTGGGGAATCGGAGTAGAAAGGCCTTTTATATAATAGACAAAAATGTAGCCTCAACATTAAAATTCAATCCCATTCCCGATTTAGAGGAGATAGCAACCACTGTCCTCTATATACAGGGAGAGTATGGGAGTGGAAAAATACGCTTTATAAAGACCCCCTTTGTTGAATGGTTGAATGAGGACTTTGAAATTGTGTTGGATAAAGTTCTAAAGTGGTAGGGATGGGAATTTTTGACAGGTTCTTTAGAAAGGAAAGAGTTGAGGTAGTCTCTAAAAAGCCGGTGGGGAAATTCAAAGTAGAGGAAGTTCTCAACATATTGGGGAAGCAAGTTATCATTGGAGAGGTTCTCGAGGGAGTTATATATCCGGGATATAAGCTCAAAGGAAGGGGAGTCGCTTTAATAAGAGAGATCCAAAAAGATAGGAAGAAAGTAGATTTTGCTCTTGAGTATGATCGTGTTGGGCTCGTTTTAGAAGGCACACTTAGTGCTGAAGGAGGAGAAGTTCTAGAGGTTTATCAAGCCTAAGGGCTTTTAAACCCTTTTTAGAAACTCTTTTTGGTGGTGGGGATGATAATATTTGACAATCATTTTCATGTCGATCCATTTAAGGGATTGTTTTTAGAGGCAGTTAAACAGTTTCATAGAGCTGGCGGGACCCATTTAAATGTTGTATATAAGACGGCCCATGATTATGGATTTGCAGGAGTTAAAGCGGAAGATTTTATAAAAGCCATGGATTTTCACTTGGAATTAGTGGAAAAAATCAACAAAGAAAGCTCTGTGAAGGCCTTTGCGGTGGTTGGTGTTCATCCAGCAGAATTTGCATATCTTGCTGAAAAGAAAGGCCTTGAATATGCTAAAAATGAGGTTATGAAAGCCCTCGAATATGCTCAAAAACTGTGTTTTGAGAGAAAGGCCATAGCGATTGGAGAAATAGGAAGGCCACATTATGAAGTCAGCGAAGAAATATGGAATGAGAGTATAGAACTCATGAAATATGGAATGGAATTAGCGAAAGAAGCTGATTGTGCTGTTCAACTCCATACAGAGAGCTTTAATGAAGAAAAGTTTAGAGAACTTGGAAGAATTGTCAGAGAAGTTGGAATTAAGCCATATAGGGTGGTTAAGCACTATTCACCACCGCTCATTAAGATTGCTGAGGAAGAGGGGATTTTCCCATCTATATTAGCGAGTAAAAAAACACTAATGGAAGCCCTTATGCAGGGAAGTAGATTCTTAATGGAGACAGATTATATAGACGATAAGAAAAGACCAGGAGCAGTTCTTGGGCCCAAAACTGTGCCAAAAAGGACTTTAGCATTTATTCAGCAGGGATTAATGGATGAAGATACTGCATACAAGATCCACATGGAAAATCCAAAAAAAGTTTACGGGATCGAACTAGAGGAGTAATCTTCTAACCTTCAGCTTTCATTTCTGTTTATTTTACTTTTCTGATTCGTTTGCTGTATATTAGCCCTTCGGAAGGAGGGAAATGAATCCATACTACCTCGCATAGATATCTTTGATTGTCTCAACAGGATTAGGAATTTGGTTAGATGTCCTTGATCCCATAAAGAGTCGTCTTATCGAAGTGCAGAAAGCATCCAGCAATGTGTTAGTGGGGATAAGTTTATCATTCTTTTTCGCTCTGCCATTGGCTACACTTCCAACCCTCATGAAACCGG
Above is a window of Thermococcus sp. EP1 DNA encoding:
- the shyC gene encoding NAD(P)-dependent hydrogenase/sulfhydrogenase 2 subunit gamma, whose product is MTFQTHDARILEVKELTSREKLFTLRFVDPEINRKFKYKPGQFVVVDIRGFGEFPISLCSTPTREGYFQLCVRRVGRMTKYMHNLKEGDIVGIRGPYGNGFPMEKMEGSTLILVAGGLGMAPLRSVLWYALDSGKYEKIYLFYGTKAYEDILFRDEVIHLLKHGEDMNCHVKLAYEVESPSCIYLEKGYSPRVCKGVVTDLFRGESFDVENTYALICGPPVMYKFVIKELLDRKLSPGRIYMTLERRMRCGVGKCGHCIVGTSTSIKYVCKDGPVFTYWDALSTRGLI
- the shyD gene encoding NAD(P)-dependent hydrogenase/sulfhydrogenase 2 subunit delta, producing the protein MMLKLGVFELTDCGGCALNILFLYEKLFDLLEFYEIKEFHMASSFKEHDTLDVALVTGTVSTQRDLNLLHYARNHSKYLIALGTCATHGDVQASVEGKIREKLEKVYGTKANPMRALDSTPIVQHVAVDYALPGCPYDKDEIYQILMNLAKGVEPPTKDYPVCIECKLNEYECVLIKRGIPCLGPITLGGCNAVCIKSKVGCIGCRGPLPKEANPASEFEILKELGYDEEYIRRKFKTFARGELRW
- the shyA gene encoding NAD(P)-dependent hydrogenase/sulfhydrogenase 2 subunit alpha, which encodes MVSIEIDAFTRVEGNGGAEVIIENGEVKDVKVKIFEGPRFFELLTLGRYYWDVPDLEARICAICYLSHSVASVLGIERAFDVKVSKEIELLRELGLLGELLESNALHLYLLVAPDLFGYPDAIRMASKHGEIVKEGLAIKAFGNYIREIIGGREIHGINIKPGGFGRYPTVEELERMERQSEALLRLARRGVGIFAGQETLGAKPAHYVVVNGYLYGDKLIASDKDTFDYFERIEEKALSYSFAKQSRYKGEIFMVGALPRVLLKSEMLTPMAKHLYEEYKEKLAQGYVSLNNLAQAIELVYALERTKEITRELLDKGIDGENVPIEPQEGEGIGYVEAPRGVLIHHYKIDGDGNIAYSNIITPTAFNHAIMELSLYEEAKRRYGTSDESTFLQKLEETVRAFDPCISCSVHVVRL
- a CDS encoding DUF257 family protein, with the translated sequence MESLKDIFKLIDEVKFGESVLIEYYRSFIPELTTLGLLYYAREKGLPVIIDDNFDALHVIQKHLEFVGIKEDFKDAFVIKTGGKREVGNVVTRIKFVSEPAIYIKNYEDTGRAIFSKFERSINIVLGLERLFAFVSSVPEFYALLLSIQSFLGNKRRKSFYLINKDVASSSEFNPLPELERVATTVIEANPTPTSGFFTFKKSTNPELLGKSIEIPIGVIGWR
- a CDS encoding DUF257 family protein — protein: MEITKERLFNMVDRTSFGDLVLIEDETSYGSTLTTYFFVNYARERGLKILIDDVLDSLFLVKKHLEFLQVQEDFSDVVVIKTGGKKKIGKIVARIPLESEPVVYLSRYESTARSVYSEGKYINIVLGLERLFAFMQSPLEFYTVIDSIQGFLGNRSRKAFYIIDKNVASTLKFNPIPDLEEIATTVLYIQGEYGSGKIRFIKTPFVEWLNEDFEIVLDKVLKW
- the pbp11 gene encoding tRNA-binding protein Pbp11 produces the protein MGIFDRFFRKERVEVVSKKPVGKFKVEEVLNILGKQVIIGEVLEGVIYPGYKLKGRGVALIREIQKDRKKVDFALEYDRVGLVLEGTLSAEGGEVLEVYQA
- a CDS encoding TatD family hydrolase, with amino-acid sequence MIIFDNHFHVDPFKGLFLEAVKQFHRAGGTHLNVVYKTAHDYGFAGVKAEDFIKAMDFHLELVEKINKESSVKAFAVVGVHPAEFAYLAEKKGLEYAKNEVMKALEYAQKLCFERKAIAIGEIGRPHYEVSEEIWNESIELMKYGMELAKEADCAVQLHTESFNEEKFRELGRIVREVGIKPYRVVKHYSPPLIKIAEEEGIFPSILASKKTLMEALMQGSRFLMETDYIDDKKRPGAVLGPKTVPKRTLAFIQQGLMDEDTAYKIHMENPKKVYGIELEE